The segment AAAGTCTTTAATAGTATTCTCAATACCCTCTTCAAGTGATATTTTACTTTCCCAACCTAATTTTTTAATCCTAGTAATATCCAATCTTTTCAGAGGAGTTCCATTGGGTTTTGTTTTATCCCAAAAAATAGAACCTTTAAAACCTACTTTATTTTTTATCAAAATTGCTAAATCTAAAATCGATATGTCTTTACCAGTTCCAACATTTAAGAAAGAGCAATTATTTAAACTAAATTGAAAATTTTCTAAGGTAAAAACTGATGCCTCAGCTAGGTCATCAACATGTAAAAATTCTCGTTTAGGGGATCCATCACCCCAACAAATCACCTGATCAAGATTATTAATTTCTGCAGTTACGAATTTTTTTATCAGTGCAGCAAAAACATGACTTTCATTATCTTGGTAATTATCATTTGGTCCATATAAATTTGTTGGCATGAGAGAAAAAGCATCAAAATTTTTTTGTTTCCTTAAAGCTTCACAAAATTTCATGCCAACAATTTTTGCTAAAGCATAGTTTTCATTAGTTTTTTCTAAATAATTACTTAGTAAATATTCCTCTCGTATTGGCTGTGTGCATTTTTTGGGATAGGCACAACTACTACTTAAAAAAAGTAACCTTTTCACAGAATTTTGATATGCAGCTTCAACAACGTTTGTTTGAATTTGAATATTCTCAATAATAAAATCATATGGGTAAATGCTGTTTGCTAGTATTCCTCCTACTTTAGCTGC is part of the Prochlorococcus marinus subsp. pastoris str. CCMP1986 genome and harbors:
- a CDS encoding GDP-L-fucose synthase family protein gives rise to the protein MKNLISKSDSIFVAGHNGLAGSAICRALKKFGYKNIITVSRKEIDLRDQNKVKNWFKENSPDIVILAAAKVGGILANSIYPYDFIIENIQIQTNVVEAAYQNSVKRLLFLSSSCAYPKKCTQPIREEYLLSNYLEKTNENYALAKIVGMKFCEALRKQKNFDAFSLMPTNLYGPNDNYQDNESHVFAALIKKFVTAEINNLDQVICWGDGSPKREFLHVDDLAEASVFTLENFQFSLNNCSFLNVGTGKDISILDLAILIKNKVGFKGSIFWDKTKPNGTPLKRLDITRIKKLGWESKISLEEGIENTIKDFKKNIY